CTTATATTCGCGTTCACACCAAACCTCGACGTTTTCCTGCGAATGACTACAACTGGGATGAACGAATTATTTTTAGCGACGAAAATTTTGTCGTCGTCAATAAGCCGGCAGCTCTCCCCGTGCATCCGAGTGTTGATAACTGCCTTGAAAACTTGCAAGTCTACTTATCAACACATTTGCAACAAGAAGTCTTCGTCACCCATCGCCTCGATGTGCCCACCAGCGGTCTTCTTGTGCTGGCGCGGAACCGCGAGTTCTTATCATTGTTTAATCACCTGCTCGCCAGCCGCGGAGTTAAAAAATTCTATCGCGCCCGAGTCCACGGCCGCAAACTTCAAGCTGGCCTTGTCACGCACTACATGGAGCCTTCCCCACGCGCGCCAAAGACTGTGAGCACTGAAGCGCAGCCCACCTGGCAAGAATGCCAGTTACGGATTTTAACGGTGACTGACTTTGCAGAAGAGAATGAGCAAGAAGTGACAATTGAGTTGCTCACGGGACGCACGCATCAGATCCGTGCGCAGTTGTCGGCTTTGGGCGCTCCGATCTGTGGAGACGTGATGTACGGAGCCCCAAAAAAATACGACCTCGAGAAGATTGATCTCGAGGCCGAAATTCTTGAATTCTTAGATTTTAGTTTTACAACGAGGCGTTCGTGATCAAGAGAACGTTGTTCTCTTCTGGACGGCCGACAGCAACGTCATCGCGGCGGTCCGCCACTGAGAACTTGTTCTCAGCACTGACGGTGAAGCTCAAACCCTTCATTGCATAGATATCCAGGCCCAAAGCCAGCTTGGCATTTGTTGCGCGAGAGTTAACGCGTGGATTTTGTGATTTATTGTAGAATGTATCGATGAAGCCAACAGACGGCTTCAAAGTGAACGTCTTATTGAAGCTCAAACCGTATTCCACGTAGTGCTCGATCTCGAAAACCTTTGTGGTGTTTTCTTGGCCGCGAGCATTGAAGTTAGAGAAGCGGGATTGAACGTAAAAGTCAGGCTTCATTGCGTAAGTCAAAGAATCGAAGCGGCCGA
The sequence above is drawn from the Bdellovibrionales bacterium genome and encodes:
- a CDS encoding RluA family pseudouridine synthase, with product MQSDNKLVNQYNNGFEYGVKHILSPRSGLLNDILISSLEISFSEIEELLKLGSIYLEGERTRENQEILEGAYIRVHTKPRRFPANDYNWDERIIFSDENFVVVNKPAALPVHPSVDNCLENLQVYLSTHLQQEVFVTHRLDVPTSGLLVLARNREFLSLFNHLLASRGVKKFYRARVHGRKLQAGLVTHYMEPSPRAPKTVSTEAQPTWQECQLRILTVTDFAEENEQEVTIELLTGRTHQIRAQLSALGAPICGDVMYGAPKKYDLEKIDLEAEILEFLDFSFTTRRS